Proteins from a single region of Apium graveolens cultivar Ventura chromosome 7, ASM990537v1, whole genome shotgun sequence:
- the LOC141670888 gene encoding G-type lectin S-receptor-like serine/threonine-protein kinase LECRK1, protein MAISLFGLLFVFMLSTMHFVAALHRVSNISQGSLLTPTRNSSWLSSSGLFAFGFYPQGDNRYGIGIFLAGLPVNRTVVWTANRDDPPVSSDVTLSLTSDGRLILQQQSQDSTTDVVKLDRPISSASMLDTGNFVLYDSSQDKMWQSFDHPTDTILPGQCLLNDQNLVSSRSETNYSTGIFRLNMQSDSNLVQYPVETTTVSSTHAYYSTMTYGRGVNVTLNLDPNGHLYLLNNSVSVMLNLTDGFSETRILYLMKIDVDGIFRLYSFSLENKGNGSSVVWESSHDKCDPKGLCGLNGYCTLNDNKANCVCLPGFDFVSPGDGTAGCEKNNTGDSCKNKEQRIQYRMRTLENTWWEDDPYFVLKMDIKEDCVASCLEDCNCEAAFFKDGDCRKQRLPLRYGRRDLSESNIAYIKWASQEPEKEASTDLNTIINKPRHNILIISVSLVALAFTVFAISGFVAYRNRSGAYRKISANQHFELMEDIAPKSFTYAELEKVTNGFQEEIGRGSCGTVYRGTLYLNNQEVAVKRLENTLAEVDKEFQNEIKVIGRTHHRNLVRLLGYSLDGPKKLLVYEYMINGSLADVLFGSQHPLRWDERIRIALDIARGILYLHEECDTQIIHCDIKPQNVLIDQNRFAKISDFGLAKLLKAGQTNTYTGIRGTRGYVAPEWHRNMAITVKADVYSFGVMLLEILCCRRSVELNLSEEEAILQEWVHQCFENNELDKLIIDAETDKKKFERMVRVGLWCILDEPSLRPSMKKVLLMLEGTVDIPPPPSLSSYLTAI, encoded by the coding sequence ATGGCAATTTCTCTGTTTGGTCTTCTTTTTGTTTTCATGCTGTCTACAATGCATTTTGTAGCAGCTCTACACAGAGTATCCAATATAAGTCAAGGCTCCTTACTAACGCCAACTAGAAACTCGTCTTGGCTGTCATCCTCAGGGTTATTTGCCTTTGGATTTTATCCGCAAGGTGATAACCGCTATGGTATTGGAATTTTCCTCGCTGGACTTCCAGTGAATAGGACAGTAGTTTGGACAGCCAACCGAGATGATCCTCCTGTCTCCAGCGATGTAACCTTGAGTTTAACTTCGGATGGGAGACTTATCCTCCAACAGCAATCTCAAGACTCAACAACAGATGTTGTTAAACTTGATAGGCCTATTTCTTCTGCTTCCATGCTAGACACCGGAAACTTTGTGCTGTATGATTCCAGCCAAGATAAGATGTGGCAGAGTTTTGATCACCCAACTGACACCATCTTACCTGGTCAGTGTCTTCTTAATGATCAAAATTTAGTTTCTAGCAGGTCAGAAACTAATTACTCTACAGGAATATTCCGACTCAATATGCAGAGTGATTCAAACCTTGTACAGTATCCGGTGGAGACTACTACAGTTAGTTCCACACATGCTTACTATTCAACTATGACTTATGGAAGAGGGGTAAATGTGACACTGAATCTTGATCCTAACGGACACCTATATTTGCTTAATAATTCAGTCTCTGTTATGCTAAATCTAACCGATGGGTTTTCTGAGACACGGATACTTTACCTCATGAAAATAGATGTTGATGGCATCTTTCGACTCTATTCATTTAGTTTGGAAAATAAAGGCAACGGCTCATCAGTTGTATGGGAATCTTCTCACGATAAATGTGACCCAAAAGGTTTATGTGGCCTCAATGGATACTGTACTCTTAATGATAATAAAGCTAACTGTGTATGTTTACCCGGATTTGATTTTGTTAGTCCTGGTGATGGGACTGCAGGCTGTGAGAAGAATAATACTGGTGATAGTTGCAAGAACAAAGAGCAGCGAATCCAATATAGGATGAGAACACTGGAGAATACTTGGTGGGAAGATGATCCTTATTTTGTTCTTAAAATGGATATCAAAGAAGACTGTGTAGCATCTTGTTTGGAGGACTGTAACTGCGAAGCAGCCTTTTTCAAAGACGGGGATTGCAGAAAACAAAGGCTTCCACTGAGATACGGCAGAAGAGACCTTTCTGAGTCGAACATTGCCTATATCAAGTGGGCTTCACAAGAACCAGAAAAAGAAGCTTCAACTGATCTCAATACTATAATAAATAAACCTCGCCATAACATTCTTATCATTAGCGTTTCACTTGTTGCCTTGGCCTTTACGGTCTTTGCGATTTCTGGATTTGTTGCTTACAGAAACCGTTCAGGGGCATACAGAAAGATATCGGCCAATCAACATTTTGAACTTATGGAAGATATCGCTCCGAAGTCATTTACTTATGCAGAATTAGAGAAAGTGACAAATGGTTTTCAGGAAGAAATTGGAAGAGGATCATGTGGTACGGTTTATAGAGGGACGTTATATCTTAACAATCAAGAAGTAGCTGTCAAGAGATTGGAGAATACGTTGGCAGAAGTGGATAAAGAGTTCCAGAACGAAATAAAAGTCATAGGAAGAACCCATCACCGCAACCTCGTCAGGCTTCTGGGTTATAGTCTGGATGGACCAAAAAAGCTTCTGGTCTATGAATACATGATTAATGGATCACTTGCAGATGTCCTTTTTGGTTCCCAACACCCACTGAGATGGGATGAAAGAATTAGAATTGCTCTTGATATAGCCAGAGGAATCCTTTATCTGCATGAAGAGTGTGATACTCAAATTATCCACTGCGACATAAAGCCTCAAAACGTACTGATAGATCAAAACAGGTTTGCCAAAATTTCAGACTTTGGATTAGCAAAACTCCTCAAGGCAGGGCAAACAAATACATATACAGGGATACGAGGTACTAGGGGTTATGTTGCGCCAGAATGGCACCGAAATATGGCAATTACAGTGAAGGCTGATGTTTATAGCTTTGGAGTCATGCTTTTAGAGATCTTATGTTGTAGAAGAAGTGTCGAACTCAACCTGTCGGAGGAGGAAGCTATTCTTCAAGAATGGGTCCATCAATGTTTTGAGAACAATGAGCTTGATAAATTGATTATAGATGCGGAAACTGATAAGAAAAAATTTGAAAGAATGGTTAGAGTAGGGCTCTGGTGCATTTTAGATGAACCATCGCTTCGCCCATCCATGAAGAAGGTCCTACTGATGCTGGAGGGTACTGTGGACATCCCACCACCTCCTAGCCTGTCTTCGTACTTAACAGCTATATAG